DNA sequence from the Acidobacteriota bacterium genome:
GCCCGCCTCGACCCGGACGGGCAGGCGGTTCTCGAGCGGGGGCAGCGGGCAGGTGGTGTGCGGGTTGAAGGCGCACGGGGGGTTGTAGGCGCGGTTGAAGTCGACCGTGGTCGTGCCGTTCGCGCCCGGCACGTCGGCGTAGAGGAAGCGCGCGGCGGGATAGGTCTCCGCACCGCTTGTGAGGTCGCGGAAGATGAACCAGAGCCGGCCGCCCGAGTCGACCGCGGTCATCCGCACCTCCGCCCCGCCCACCGTCATCGCGACCGAGCCCGACGTCCGGAACGTCTCGACATCGCCCAGGATGTTCGGGAGCTCCATCGCGCGGGGTTCGTCATGGGGGATGAACGTCCCCTCCACGCGGAACGTGTCGTCGACCGGGTACCAGCGAAGGCCGGTGAACTCCTGGCGGATCGCGCTCTCCTGATCCCGCATCCGTATGGCGAGCCGGTCGCCGCTGTAGTGACCGAAGAGGCTGAGGGGGCCGAGCGCGATCGTCGGCCGGTCGTTGCCTTCGTACGGCCAGAGCCGCGCCTCCGTGACGTCGCGGCCGTCGACGTTGAGGGTCGTTCCCTCCGCCGCCCGCACCGTCACCACGTTGTTCCTCAGCGTGAATGTGCCCGCCTGTTCCGGACCCGTCCGGAGAAGAATGTCGTTCAAGGGTGACGAGCCGAACGTCTGCGTTCCCTCGTTGAGGAAGAACAGCCCGGCGACCGTCAGCCAGCCGTCGTCGGCGGCGAGGCGGGCTTCGCGGTCGACGCGCCAGGCCTCGATCTCCGCCGCGTAGTCCTGTGCGCCGGCGCCCGCCGTCATCAGGAACGCCGCCGCCAGGCCGAGCGCAACGCTTCGCCCGAAGTGTCGGTGCAGCATGGGAGCCAGCCTATCACGCCGCAGCACGGCCGGAGCTTCGGTAGAGTAGAGCGACCGCCTCGAGGTAGTCGCGGCGCCGTCGGCGGACTAGCGGGGCCGGGCGCGGCTTGCGCCGCAGGCGCAGGCTGGACGATCATGAACGGTTCCGAGAAGAGGATAGTGCAGGTCCCGCGAGTGCTCGTTCCCCTTGCCTGACGTCGACGTCTATCTCGTGCCGATCGGCCCCACGCTGTACGAGCTTTACTGCGAGTCGGTCGAGGCCGGTCAGACCGACGACTCCGCGGGCGCGGGGCGAGGCGGCTGGTACGCGCGTTTCCGGCAGATGATGGCGGAGGCGCAGGAAGCGCGCCGGACCCGGCGCCTGTCGACGCTGCCGACCGACCCCTCGGAAAGAAGGTCCTGGCTCATCCGCCTCCGCAACGTGATCATCGGCTGGATCGCCGAGGCGATCGTCGACTGGCGAATGCTGTGGCACCTGCGGAGCCAGAGCTCGGTCACCCTGGTCCATCCCGACGACCTGCAGCCCGACGACGCCGTCGCGGTCGCCCGAGCCGGCCTTCAGCGCGATGCCGACCGCCACGTCCGGCGCCTTGTGGGATCGAGCATCGCGGCGGCCATCCTCGGGCCGCTCCTCTTCTTCGTGCCGGGTCCCAACCTGATCGCCTACTACTTCGTCTTCCTCGCCGTCGGGCATCTGCTTGCCTGGCGCGGGGCGCGGCACGGGTTGACCGGCGTGAAGTGGCGGCCCGCGCCGAGTGCGCCGCTGACGGAGCTGCGCGGCATCCTGAAGGACGATCCGGAGCGCCGCGCGGCGCATCTGCGCGACGTAGCGGCGCGGCTGAAGCTGGACCACCTGGTGCCCTTCGTCGAGCGGATGCTGGGCCGTCTGCTGGTGGTCGCGCTGCTGATGCTGGCCAGCGCCGTTCCGGCGGCGGCACAGGCGGTGGGCGGGCCGCGCCCGGCCCAGACGAGCGATCCGCAGCTCGGCTTTCTGACGCGGTACCTCGCCCATGTCGAGGGCGCCCGCCTCCCGGGCAACGGCGCGGAGGACTTCTCGTGGGACACCGATGTCGGCGTCGACATGGATGTCTTCGATCTTTGGTACCTGCGAGGCAACGTCTTCCTCAATCTGGAAACGGTCGTGGGCGACGAGCGGCGGCCGATCGATCCGACGCAGACCGCCTACACGATTGACCTGTCGGTCTTTGCCCGGCTGGTGCGAGGGGAGGTGGGGCTTACGTTCCACCATGTCTCGCGTCACCGGACCGACCGGGAGAGCCCCGGTTCGCCGGCCTGGAACCACATTGGCCTCTCCTACGGCGACCGGATGCAGATGGGATCGTTCGACGTCGATCTCGGCATCCGCGCGATGACGCTGATCACCGGGTCCGAGGTGGACTACAAGCAGGAGGCGAACGTCTGGGTCCGCGTCATC
Encoded proteins:
- a CDS encoding DUF1684 domain-containing protein translates to MLHRHFGRSVALGLAAAFLMTAGAGAQDYAAEIEAWRVDREARLAADDGWLTVAGLFFLNEGTQTFGSSPLNDILLRTGPEQAGTFTLRNNVVTVRAAEGTTLNVDGRDVTEARLWPYEGNDRPTIALGPLSLFGHYSGDRLAIRMRDQESAIRQEFTGLRWYPVDDTFRVEGTFIPHDEPRAMELPNILGDVETFRTSGSVAMTVGGAEVRMTAVDSGGRLWFIFRDLTSGAETYPAARFLYADVPGANGTTTVDFNRAYNPPCAFNPHTTCPLPPLENRLPVRVEAGELDYHAP